The following DNA comes from Peromyscus leucopus breed LL Stock chromosome 2, UCI_PerLeu_2.1, whole genome shotgun sequence.
CCACTGAAATTCAGCCAATGATGTCCCTGTAGACAGGCTTTTACCCTGGAACTGTGATAATGTTCTGCCTTGGGACCAATGTCCATCTTGCCATTGGCTCAGGAGCTCTGAGAGAAGACATTTTGATTCACTGATGGGTCCAGGGACCTGCTGAGCTCTTGCTGAGTTTCCCACTACACCGCCTCCTGGGGCCTGGTGTGCTCCCAGAGCGGACCACAGCCTGTGTGTAGAACAGGAGCCGACCCCACTCAGGCTGCCTGGGGTCCTACTCTGAGCACAAGCCATCCTGGCTCCCGGTGATGACCTCACTCCCATTTTGTCTTCCAGTGGAACATGACCATACCCTGGACTACCAGAAGCCACACTGGAAGGAATTCCTCTTTGACCTAACCCAGATCCCTGCTGGGGAGGCTGTCACAGCTGCTGAGTTCCGGATATATAAAgaacccagcacccacccactcAACACAACTCTCCATGTCAGCATGTTCGAGGTGGTCCAGGAGCACTCCAACAGGTACCTTCACTCTGCCCAGATGCCCACCTCGCCTCACGGTCTCGTGGTCTAGGCTCTGGCGGGCCTGTCCAGAGGGGGCATttccaagaaaggaaaagggcGCCTCCTAGAAGAGGTGCCAGGAAGTGAGAAAAGgacttggcctggaactccctgccCTGCCACTGTGACTGTGGAGCCCTCGATAGGCCACCGTACTGAGCCACTGAGCCACTGAGCCAGTGTGCCAATCAGTGGCACACGGACACAGTAAAATGCCAGGGGTTGGTTATCAGTGGACTGCGGTACCAAAGGAGGCCAGTCCAGAGCCAAGCAGGGAAGCAGCTCTGAAAGAGGACCCCAGGCAGGCACAAGACACAGGCAGCCACGCCAACCTCAGCCCTTGGTTAATTCTTCTTTCATGTCCACAGGGAGTCTGACTTGTTCTTTTTGGATCTTCAGACGCTTCGATCTGGGGACGAAGGCTGGCTGGTGCTGGACATCACAGCAGCCAGTGACCGATGGTTGCTGAACCATAACAAGGACCTGGGACTCCGCCTCTATGTGGAAACTGAGGATGGTGAGGCTCCGGGGCTTAGCAGGAAGCTGccccaggggtgggggggaggaggttCCAGCACAGGCTGCCAGCCTAGTACACGGAGCCCTCTCACTGGACCATGCTTGGCCTTTCTTGaggactcagtgggtagagtggcGAGGTCCTGGACAGGGGAAGGccccaggctcctgcctccagtctgAGAGATTCTGCAGTaggaaggaggggtgggggatcTGCACCCCAGGTTCTGAGTGCAGAGGCCTGGGCTGTCCCTGCTCTGCAGTGTTGGAACTCAGTACCTGAGCCTCAGTTTCGTGTCTACACAGGTTAATATCACTGCTTCACTCGCAGGGTTTTCCCGGGACTTTCCTTCTGTCAGCAGTGAGGACAGAAAGGACAGCAGGACAGGAGACTGGCCCGTCCCACGTCCAACAAAAGGCTGGAGGGATAACTggaaggagagggcagagaggTGGCAGGGGTCACTCTGAGTTAGGGGAAACTGGCAAAGTGCTTGGAGAGTTTAGAGCGGTTTAAAGCAGTGGGTGACAGATGTGACTGTGGTTTTAAAAGACCAGGCTAACTTCAGCCCCGCCAGTAGGGGATCCTAACCACGCCCCCAGGTGAGTTCTTCTGGGTACCATGGGGCCCCAGAACTCACTGCCAGTTGTCAGCAGCATTTGCAAGGGTTTCCAGTGTCTGTCCAAGATCTTGCCAGACAGGCCGGAGGCAGGGATGGCCAAGGGTGTCCTCAGCCAGTGAGACCCATGGCGATCCCAGTCGGTGTCCTCCCTGCTCTATGACGCAGCGCAGAGGCGGCGTGGGGCAGGCTCACAGGGTGCATCTGgcctttccctctctgtcccGGTCCTGGGAACCGCGTGGCCCGTGGACCATGGCGGCGCTGAGGCTTCTGGCGTGGGCGCTCCCGCGCGGGGTCTCCGCCCGCCGCCTACAGCCCGCGCTGCCCCACCGCCTTGTCCTCCGCTTTGCTAGCGACCGCTGCGGGCGGGTCCGCTTCTACAAGGACCCGGTGAAGGCGTTGGAGGGCGTCAAGGACGGCTCGACCGTCATGCTCGGGGCTTCGGGCTCTGCGGCATCCCTGAGAACCTGATCGGCGCACTCAAGACCAAGGGCGTGAAGGACCTGAAGATCATCAGCAGCAACGTGGGCGTGGATGACTTCGGCCTGGGCATCCTGCTGGCCTCCAAGCAGGTCAGGCGCGTGGTGTGCTCGTACCTGGGGGAGAACGCTCTGTGCGAGCAGCTGTACCTGTCGGGCCAGGTGGACCTGGAGATGACGCCTCAGGGCACCCTGGCCGAGCGCATCCGCGCAGGTGGCGCCGGCGTGCCCGCCTTCTACACGCCTACCGGCTACGGCACGCTGGTGCAGGAAGGGGGCGCCCCCATCCGGTACTCGCCCGACGGCCACCTGGTCACCCTGAGCCAGCCGCGAGAGGTGCGCGAGTTCAACGGGCGCCACTACCTGCTGGAGCACGCCATCCGCGCCGACTTCGCCCTGGTCAAGGGCTGGAAGGCCGACCGCTCGGGCAACGTGATCTTCCGGGGCAGCGCACGCAACTTCAACGTGCCCATGTGCAAGGCCGCGGACGTCgcggtggtggaggtggaggagatcGTGGACGTGGGCTCTTTCGCCCCGGAGGACATCCACATCCCCAACATCTACGTGGACCGAGTGATCAAGGGGCCGAAGTACGAGAAGCGCATCGAGCGCCTGACCACGTGCGACAGCCCGCCCTCGACCATGAACAAGAAACAGGCCGAAGCCAGGACACGCATCATCAAGCGCGCGGCTCTCGAGTTCGAGGACGGCATGTATGCCAATCTGGGCATCGGGATCCCTGTCCTGGCCAGCAACTTCATCAGCCCCAAGATGACGGTCTATCTGCACAGTGAAAACGGGATCCTGGGCTTGGGCCCGTTCCCCTCGAAAAAAGACGTGGATCCCGACATCATTAACGCGGGCAAGCAGACAGTGACCGTGATTCCCGGGGGCTGTTTCTTTGCCAGCGATGACTCTTTTGCCATGATCCGCGGGGGACACATCCAACTGACCATGCTCGGTGCCATGCAGGTTTCCAAATACGGCGACCTGGCCAACTGGATGGTGCCAGGCAAGAAGGTGAAGGGCATGGGCGGGGCCATGGACTTGGTGTCCAGTGACAAGACCAAAGTGGTGGTCACCATGGAGCACTGCACCAAGACAAAGCAGCCCAAAATCATGGAGAAATGCACCATGCCGCTGACCGGCAAGCGCTGCGTGGACCTCATCATCACCGAGAAGGCTGTGTTTACTGTGGACCGGAAAAAGGGGCTGACGCTGACGGAGCTGTGGGAGGGCTCGTCCGTGGACGACGTCAAGGCCACCACAGCCTGCCCCTTTAGGGTGTCCCCCAACCTCAAGCCCATGGAGCAGATCAAACCTGATGCTTGAGGAGCCCTGaccatcccccccccctccagggCTGATTTGCGAAGGAGTTAGCGACCACAGGGGACATGCTGAGCAGCACCTGGCCAGTGTGCCACCGGCTTCTCGGGCTTCCTGATGCCAGATGGTATCTTCTCAAGAGCCGagtgattttaattaaaattcctaAGCTGAGCCTGTGTGTCCTGTGCCTAACTAAAGCCCTCCGCTACAACCATGGAGAAGACTGGTCCCTGTCCCTCACTTTCTGTGACCGTCACATACAAGGCTCCATCCAGAGTGTCCCCTGACAGTCTCAACACCAATGCTGCTCCTCATAACTGAATCATGAAACGTAGAGAAAAGCATAAAGGCGGGAGGAAATCCAGAGTTCACCCGGTGACACTTTACCGCTGCGGCGGAACGCAGATCTGCCGCTCTGTGAGCAGGACCAACACTCTGGCTTCTCTTCCTGGGCCTTGGTTCTGCTCCTAATCTTGTTTCCCTGAATCTGCCCACTCCCGACTTCCTCCTGGGAGCTGCTTAGGTGTCCACAGAAGAGAGGCAAGGCCTGTTTCCCATGGGATGAAACTGAGGGAAGACGGTTGGTGCTGGTATTCCACCTGAAAAACCACTGTACATAAACAGTCCCAGTGTGTGTCGGAAGAGGCCTGGGCTTAGCACAAGTGGAGTCTAGAATGTAACCAGTGTCACGGATGAGTTCTTACCTAGTAAACTGCAGCGTCTCCTGGTGCCCATACCATACTGACATTCTGTTCTGGAAGTCCAGCAGGCCTCCCCTCCTAACCCCAATGTGGCAGCTCTGGGGTCTCTCCTTCTGAATTTGTAATCTCACAAGGGAAGTGAAGAGAGttatagaggtgtgtgtgtgtgtgtgtgtgtgtgtgtgtgtgtgtgtgtgtgtgtgcacacgcccTGAGATAGCATGCCTCCAGACATGCTTTTCTGTCCAGAGCTGGGAAGCCTGGTGGCCTTCTCCCCGAGGGGTCCTAGCTGATGATGGGGTCAAGGAGCAGAGCTGTAGGGAAGGTGCGCTCTGCTTTGGGCAGTGAGCAGCTTCTCCAGGCCTATCGGATCCAGAACTCGGAGAAGAGCAGCGTCCGTCCCTCTGGACTTCCGCTCCAGCTCACTCGGTCTCTGCCTTGTGCTGGGCAGGGTGGGATTGGCTTGACTCTGCAGCTGCCTGCTCCAGGCCTTGAACAGCTGATGCCGTCTCTGGTCTTAGTTTGTGTGCCTGTAAACCGGGAGCCTTGACTTAGCTGCACCCATGGGTTCTGGTCCAGCTCCCCTTGCCTTGAGAGCCTCCAGAGGCCTCTAGCACACTTGCAGGCTAGCTTTGAGTTCAGTCAAGGCCTGCTCTGTCCAGCCGAGCCTGGAAGACCAGCGACATCAAAGGAAAACAGTGTGCCTGGGCCTGGAACACTGACGGCCTCTGGGTTCCAAAGAAGCCAGGCTCTGGGACTCCACGGTAAGTGGCAGGGACACAGGGCCTGTCCTGGGTCCCAGCCCGCCCCTTGTGTCATTCATAGGGCCTGACACTGTGGTTCTCACCACCCTTCCTGCTCACAGCTGCTCCATCCTCCCGTGCGTGGCCCTGGGGCCTTCCCTGTCTTTCCCTCTGTGCCTGAGGATCTGCCTCCTCACAGCACCTGCTTCCCAACGTCTTCATTCTGGGCCCCATCCTTCCTGCCTGACCTCATCTGAGTCTCTTCTCAGGGCCAGCCTGCAGCCCCACAGCTCTAGCCTCGGTCCTGGGATGGGGTCTCACGAGCCTAGCACATTTGTTAGTGGCAGGTGAAGTCAGGTCAAAGGCTGTAATGAGGAGTTTTCTTTCAAGTGCCTGGTGGAcatctgtgggagtccagctgcTTGAAGGGCTGACCTTTGAGTGGACTGTCCACCACGGGCAGACAGTGGCCTTGACTCCATGTGTAATAAGGGCCTGGTAAGAGTGCAAGCGGAGCAAACAGACCTGAGTGTGCACGTGAGTGTGTTCTGTTTCGTTACAGTTTTGTGTGAGGATTATATCCAAGGCTTCAGCTTACTAGACAGatgctctgctactgagctgtGGCCTCACCTCAGCCCTTCGGGTTCTTTTACATTTCTTCCAGCACTGGGTGGAACCTGGGACAAGGAGCCATACTAGTGTCTGAGCCACATTAGTGTCTGAGgttttatatatgcacataatgcatgtacatgtgtgcacacatcgGTGCTTGTAACATGTCAGCTGAACATCAGCGCTGTGTGCAACGATCTATAACGTGAGCGTTGTTGGGCTTTGGTGTAAGGaatctcacacagacacaaagggaAAGGGTTCTGAGTCCTGTCCTGACTCCAGAAAGGAACCTGACTGCCGGGTGGGAGGTGAGCCCTCCCAAAGCCAgctgctgcatgtgtgtggttaTTGTGGAGACCATTTGTGTGGTTATTATACTGTTTGACTATTTGGTTGGTTTCtcaatactttttgttttgttttttaagatttattttattttatgggtataggtattttgcctgcatgcacagatatgtgcatcacatgcaccCCTGGAACCGGATCCATCtgaacagttgtgagcagccatgtgggtgctgggaattgaa
Coding sequences within:
- the Oxct2 gene encoding LOW QUALITY PROTEIN: succinyl-CoA:3-ketoacid coenzyme A transferase 2, mitochondrial (The sequence of the model RefSeq protein was modified relative to this genomic sequence to represent the inferred CDS: inserted 1 base in 1 codon), encoding MAALRLLAWALPRGVSARRLQPALPHRLVLRFASDRCGRVRFYKDPVKALEGVKDGSTVMLXGFGLCGIPENLIGALKTKGVKDLKIISSNVGVDDFGLGILLASKQVRRVVCSYLGENALCEQLYLSGQVDLEMTPQGTLAERIRAGGAGVPAFYTPTGYGTLVQEGGAPIRYSPDGHLVTLSQPREVREFNGRHYLLEHAIRADFALVKGWKADRSGNVIFRGSARNFNVPMCKAADVAVVEVEEIVDVGSFAPEDIHIPNIYVDRVIKGPKYEKRIERLTTCDSPPSTMNKKQAEARTRIIKRAALEFEDGMYANLGIGIPVLASNFISPKMTVYLHSENGILGLGPFPSKKDVDPDIINAGKQTVTVIPGGCFFASDDSFAMIRGGHIQLTMLGAMQVSKYGDLANWMVPGKKVKGMGGAMDLVSSDKTKVVVTMEHCTKTKQPKIMEKCTMPLTGKRCVDLIITEKAVFTVDRKKGLTLTELWEGSSVDDVKATTACPFRVSPNLKPMEQIKPDA